In Desulfonatronum thioautotrophicum, the following proteins share a genomic window:
- a CDS encoding circadian clock KaiB family protein, whose amino-acid sequence MSTAGCPTGTPTGFHLILYVAGDGSNSRIARENLVRICENELAGNCTVRIVDVLEDFSAAAKDNILVTPTLLVCKPEHVVTIIGNLSDRQKVRAALGLAGAGHDR is encoded by the coding sequence ATGAGCACAGCCGGTTGTCCGACTGGCACCCCGACCGGATTCCACCTGATCCTCTATGTGGCCGGGGACGGGTCCAATTCCCGCATTGCCAGGGAAAACCTGGTCAGGATCTGCGAAAACGAGCTTGCCGGGAACTGCACGGTGCGCATCGTGGACGTTCTGGAGGACTTTTCCGCGGCGGCAAAGGACAACATCCTGGTGACCCCGACCCTGCTGGTCTGTAAACCGGAACATGTTGTCACGATTATCGGCAACCTCAGTGATCGTCAAAAAGTCCGGGCTGCGCTGGGTTTGGCGGGGGCAGGCCATGACCGATAA
- the kaiC gene encoding circadian clock protein KaiC — protein sequence MHPEEHHGDPAGSSARRSIPKIPTNIRGLDDILKGGFPKGRTTILSGTAGSGKTVLALEFLYRGALEGHAGLFISFEERAGDVRANACAMGMDPTALEDQSKLRIIHAEMPVDAVMTGDFDTRGLLALIEGQARLTGAKRIVLDAVDSLMSIFDNPRREREEISLLLNRLRDLSMTIIFTVKVEPTGRNVYPFLDFMADCVLLLDQRVAEQVRTRRLKVLKYRGSDFLSNEHPYALSPDGVMLLPVSAMTMADASFVERVPSGSEELDRIVGGGYFRGSCILLCGPSGIGKTSLVCTFAHAACARGEKVLYVDFEVSPRTLVLAMRSIGLDLQPSLQTDSRLRMLSAMPESDGFEEHLVRILAEITRFSPRHLIVDAISACRRMGSEKDAFDFLLRLMTACRARGITSFFTSQIRNQEHLIQQSGLGISSLVDTIIALEYFLDGQKLNRRLMVIKSRGSDHSKEFHQFELSDTGLRLHRNAGQENAARTREGRV from the coding sequence GTGCATCCTGAAGAACATCACGGCGACCCGGCCGGGTCGTCGGCAAGACGATCCATACCCAAGATTCCCACCAATATCCGCGGACTGGACGATATCCTCAAGGGCGGCTTTCCGAAAGGCCGCACGACCATACTCAGCGGCACGGCCGGCTCGGGCAAGACCGTCCTGGCTCTGGAGTTTCTCTACCGTGGGGCTCTGGAAGGCCATGCCGGACTGTTCATCTCCTTTGAAGAACGTGCCGGGGATGTCCGGGCCAACGCCTGCGCAATGGGCATGGACCCCACAGCCCTTGAGGACCAGTCCAAACTCAGAATCATCCATGCGGAAATGCCTGTCGATGCCGTCATGACCGGGGATTTCGATACCAGGGGATTGCTGGCCCTGATTGAGGGGCAGGCGCGTCTTACCGGGGCAAAGCGGATCGTACTGGACGCCGTGGATTCCCTGATGTCCATTTTTGACAACCCCAGGCGCGAGCGGGAAGAAATCAGCTTGCTGCTCAACAGGCTGCGGGACCTCTCCATGACCATCATCTTCACGGTCAAGGTGGAACCGACCGGCCGGAACGTCTATCCATTTCTGGATTTCATGGCCGACTGCGTTCTCCTTCTGGATCAGCGCGTTGCAGAGCAGGTACGCACCCGGAGGCTGAAAGTGCTCAAGTACCGGGGGTCGGATTTTCTGAGCAATGAACATCCCTATGCCCTCTCTCCGGATGGCGTGATGTTGTTGCCGGTCTCCGCCATGACGATGGCGGATGCGTCGTTTGTGGAACGTGTCCCCAGCGGAAGTGAAGAGCTGGACCGGATCGTGGGCGGCGGCTATTTCAGGGGGTCCTGCATCCTGCTTTGCGGGCCCAGCGGCATCGGCAAGACATCCCTGGTCTGCACCTTTGCCCATGCCGCGTGCGCCAGGGGGGAAAAGGTGCTCTACGTGGATTTCGAGGTCAGTCCGCGGACGCTGGTGCTGGCAATGCGCAGCATCGGCCTGGATCTGCAGCCGTCCCTGCAAACCGACAGCAGGCTGCGCATGCTGTCGGCCATGCCCGAATCCGATGGGTTTGAAGAGCATTTGGTCAGAATCCTCGCGGAAATAACCCGCTTTTCCCCGCGGCACCTGATTGTAGACGCCATATCCGCATGCCGACGAATGGGCTCCGAGAAAGATGCCTTTGATTTTCTTCTGCGACTGATGACCGCGTGCAGGGCACGCGGCATAACCTCCTTTTTTACCAGTCAGATCCGCAACCAGGAGCACCTGATCCAACAGAGCGGACTGGGCATCTCATCCCTGGTGGACACCATCATCGCCCTGGAATACTTCCTGGACGGTCAGAAACTGAACCGCCGGCTGATGGTGATCAAGTCCCGCGGCTCGGATCATTCCAAGGAATTCCACCAGTTCGAACTCTCCGATACAGGTCTGCGGCTGCACCGAAACGCCGGCCAGGAGAACGCGGCCCGGACCCGGGAAGGAAGGGTATGA
- a CDS encoding desulfoferrodoxin FeS4 iron-binding domain-containing protein, translated as MPSIGEIYKCELCGNVVEVKEAGDGELVCCDQPMIKQ; from the coding sequence ATGCCCAGTATTGGAGAAATCTACAAATGTGAGTTATGCGGCAACGTTGTCGAAGTCAAAGAAGCCGGTGACGGAGAACTGGTTTGCTGTGACCAGCCGATGATCAAGCAATAG
- a CDS encoding cation-transporting P-type ATPase, with the protein MEKNKLRDTAWHTTSPDDVLKKLESEKEKGLSGDEAKKRLERY; encoded by the coding sequence ATGGAAAAAAACAAACTGCGGGATACCGCGTGGCATACAACGTCACCGGATGACGTGCTCAAAAAACTTGAATCCGAGAAAGAAAAGGGACTTTCCGGGGATGAGGCGAAAAAGCGTCTGGAGCGATACTGA
- a CDS encoding L-lactate dehydrogenase, whose amino-acid sequence MMQQDPLYRHRKVTIIGTGLVGMSYAYALCIKGLVREIGLVNRTAARAEGEAMDLSHGLPFTKPIDIRAGGYEMCKDAQIVVIAAGANQQEGETRLDLAKRNVKIVEEIVPRIVEQNPKAILLMVSNPVDILTHVAQQVSGLPPGQVISSGTVLDTMRFRHLLSDFYDVDPRNVHGYVIGEHGDSEVLVWSRVNIAGIPLMDYCKACGKSLEGKKAEIDEDVRNAAYHVIKRKQATYYAIGLAMVRITEAVLMNQNSVLTVGTLMQGEYGLQDVSLSLPCVVGAKGIEQVLTNTLADEEEEGLRKSARVLREGLTSVGY is encoded by the coding sequence ATGATGCAACAAGATCCATTGTACAGACACCGGAAGGTGACAATTATCGGCACGGGCCTAGTGGGCATGTCCTATGCCTATGCCCTGTGCATCAAGGGGCTGGTACGTGAGATTGGCTTGGTGAACCGCACTGCGGCCAGGGCCGAGGGCGAGGCCATGGACCTGAGCCATGGTTTGCCATTTACCAAGCCCATCGACATCCGTGCCGGCGGTTACGAGATGTGCAAGGATGCCCAGATTGTGGTCATCGCCGCGGGCGCGAACCAGCAAGAAGGGGAGACCCGCCTGGATTTGGCCAAGCGCAACGTGAAGATTGTCGAAGAAATCGTCCCCCGAATCGTGGAGCAGAACCCGAAGGCGATCTTGTTGATGGTCAGCAATCCAGTGGACATTTTGACTCACGTGGCCCAGCAGGTTTCCGGTCTGCCGCCGGGACAGGTAATCAGTTCGGGTACGGTCCTGGATACCATGCGATTCCGGCATCTTTTGTCCGACTTTTACGATGTGGATCCGCGCAATGTGCATGGCTACGTGATTGGCGAGCATGGTGACAGTGAGGTACTGGTCTGGAGCCGGGTGAACATAGCGGGCATACCGCTGATGGATTACTGCAAGGCCTGCGGAAAATCCCTCGAGGGAAAAAAAGCAGAAATCGACGAGGACGTGCGTAACGCGGCCTATCATGTGATCAAGCGCAAGCAGGCCACCTACTACGCCATCGGCCTGGCCATGGTCCGAATCACTGAGGCGGTGTTGATGAATCAGAATAGCGTACTCACAGTAGGCACCTTGATGCAGGGTGAGTACGGTTTGCAGGATGTCAGTCTTTCTCTGCCGTGTGTGGTGGGGGCAAAAGGCATCGAACAGGTGTTGACCAACACTCTTGCCGACGAAGAGGAGGAAGGATTGCGGAAATCAGCACGGGTTCTCAGGGAGGGGCTGACTTCTGTTGGCTATTGA
- the cfa gene encoding cyclopropane fatty acyl phospholipid synthase has product MSTKHVREVLDHAGIGLNGSNPWDIHVHDQRWYQRVWRENSLGLGESYMDGWWDCERLDEMFYRLLRAGLKEKFSRSPRYLLHAIPGLVFNLQSKMRSRIVAEHHYDLGIDLFGSFLDPYKQYSCGFFQNTDDLNQAQQNKLALIAKKLDLQPGDHVLDIGCGWGGLARYAAEHYNCNVTAVNISEQQLQHAKEKNRGLSVDFLNRDYRSIDGTYDKVVSVGMFEHVGRKNYQTFMRVAHDVMKDEGVFLLHTIGSNISRVSCDQWITKYIFPCGMLPSITQIGKAAEGRFVIEDLHNFGPHYDKTLMAWNRNFQAAWPTLRDRYDQRFKRMWEYYLLSCAGAFRARQIQLWQVVMTKNGSGRSQPSCRDDNLAGFPGVRDAAAPPQEEPRPFRPPESVQPMQ; this is encoded by the coding sequence ATGAGCACCAAGCATGTTCGAGAAGTATTGGATCACGCCGGGATCGGCCTGAATGGATCGAACCCCTGGGACATCCATGTGCATGACCAACGCTGGTATCAACGGGTTTGGCGGGAAAATAGCCTTGGTCTTGGGGAGTCGTACATGGATGGCTGGTGGGATTGCGAACGGCTGGATGAAATGTTTTATCGGCTGCTCCGGGCTGGGCTGAAAGAAAAATTTTCCCGCAGCCCGAGATATCTCTTGCATGCCATCCCGGGGCTTGTGTTCAACCTGCAGTCAAAAATGCGTAGCAGGATTGTTGCCGAACACCACTACGACCTGGGCATCGACCTCTTCGGGTCCTTTCTGGATCCCTATAAACAATACAGCTGCGGATTTTTCCAGAACACCGACGATCTGAACCAGGCGCAACAGAACAAGCTGGCCTTGATTGCCAAAAAACTGGATCTCCAGCCTGGAGATCACGTTCTGGACATTGGCTGCGGCTGGGGAGGGCTGGCCCGGTACGCGGCTGAACATTACAATTGCAACGTAACGGCCGTGAATATTTCCGAACAGCAGTTGCAGCATGCAAAGGAAAAAAACCGTGGGTTGTCCGTGGATTTTCTGAATCGTGATTACCGCTCCATCGACGGAACCTACGACAAGGTTGTTTCCGTAGGCATGTTCGAACATGTTGGCCGAAAGAACTACCAAACATTCATGCGCGTGGCGCATGACGTTATGAAGGATGAGGGAGTATTTCTGCTGCACACCATCGGGAGCAACATCTCCCGGGTCTCCTGCGATCAATGGATCACGAAGTATATTTTTCCTTGCGGGATGCTGCCCAGTATCACCCAGATCGGCAAGGCCGCTGAAGGGCGTTTCGTGATCGAGGACTTGCACAATTTCGGCCCGCATTACGACAAGACGCTGATGGCCTGGAACCGGAATTTCCAGGCTGCCTGGCCGACGCTGCGCGACAGGTACGATCAGCGGTTCAAGCGGATGTGGGAATACTACCTGCTGTCCTGCGCCGGGGCGTTTCGGGCGCGCCAGATCCAGCTCTGGCAGGTCGTTATGACCAAAAACGGCTCGGGGCGATCCCAGCCTTCCTGCCGGGACGACAATCTGGCCGGTTTTCCCGGCGTGCGGGACGCAGCAGCACCGCCACAGGAGGAACCTCGCCCATTCAGACCACCGGAATCCGTGCAGCCCATGCAGTGA